From the genome of Brassica oleracea var. oleracea cultivar TO1000 chromosome C4, BOL, whole genome shotgun sequence:
GATCCATGTCCGAATTACCGAATATTTTATTATTCCTTCCTTCTCAAATGTACCATAGTATCCATGCAAACAGATGATCATCCATTTGCGGAAGAACTCTCCAAGAAAGGTGATCCATATTTGTAAATATAGAACCAGCTGGAAAAATAGTTGGATTTGATGGGATCTTTGATAACGCCCAAACCTTAAGTGCTGGAGTAAATTCAAAGAACACATGATTTATTGACTCCTCTGAAGCTCCACAACGGGCACAATATCCCCTTGTATCCCCCTTGCGCGCAGATTTTTCCTAACTGTTATACATCCTGACACCAATTGCCATAAAAAGTGCTTTAACTTCGGTGGACACCGTACTTTCCAACAATACGCCTTCAACATATCCAGTGAGGGTCCATACATTACTGGTGGTGCATCCTTATCTGGGTAAACCCGTTCTACATGATATCCTGACTTGGCTGTGTAATTCTCATTTTCTCTGAAGTGCCAACCGTCCCTATCCACCAACAGAGTCCTACTCAGTGGTATGCTTTCAATAATCTTCATATCCTGAGGGTCCACTAAAAGTATGAATTGCCTGTGAATTCCAAGTTTGTGAAACTGAATTAATGAGTGAGTCCACTGTAAGGTCTGGGTAAAAGTTATGATGGTTTTTATTTGCTGGTCTCAGGCGAGTGGCTGGGAGCCACGGATCGTTCCATACTGATATTGATGATCCTGATCTCATCTTTTTGATTAGTCTTTTGCTAACCAGAGATCTAGCTAAAATAATACTCCACCAGCCATATGACGGAGAATATGATTTAATCGGTTCCAGGGGTGAGGCATTCATGTAGTACCGTCCTTTGAAAACTCTAGAAAATAAAGTATCTGGCTTCTTTATCAGACGCCATAGCTGCTTACCAAGCATTGCCGTATTAAAATTAATAATATCTTTAAATTCCAAACTTCTTTCATCTTTGTTTATACATAATTTGTCTCATGATTTCTAGTGCATGTCTATTGTAAGGTAACTAAACTTTGTAATGCATTAGTGTCTAGTCAGATTCATCAAAGCCTAGGCAATAGGCATAAACAAAAAACAATTTATTTATTATACAATTTATATATTAGATTTTTTTTTTTTTTTTGGTTATTGAAATATAAAAATTATTTACACAAAAAATAACTGAGACAAAATTGTCAACTTACACCGAAAACAAATTTAGAGCTAAAAGAAAAATATCACCACTTGTTAGACAAACTGGTGGTAAAAATAATATAAATAAATTAGTTGTAATCCACTTTAATAGTATTTGATTTAATTTATATAGACTCAGTTAGACTGATTTAGTCCGATTTATATTGATTTTTGGGGAACTTTGATGTTTACCACTTTCTTAGTGTCATTATTCATATTTACTATCATTAAATAGACATTTTTAAAAATACATTCATCATTAAGTGGTAAAATAATTTTGTATCCTTATTTTCTATATACTTAATAAAAAATTATTTAAATAAAAAAATAAAAAATAAAAAAATTATGTTTTTAAATTATACTTTTTCAAATACGAACAATTTTATAGTTTTTTTAATTTTGTTTTTCAAAATTTCTTTTTGAAAATCGAAAATTATTTTTGAAACTATTTTCAAAAAAAAAATCATATTTTTTAAATATTTATTTATATAATTATTAGAATCCTAAATTTCACATTCCAGAAACCCTACCTCAACCCTCAACTCTAAACCCTAAATTTAGATTAGGTAACCCTAGGGTTATAAATGTTTTTTACCGAAGATAAAAGTGGTTAGTGTAAACATGGAAAATAGTACTGAGCGGTATTTTTCATAATTTTTCCTGATTTTTAGATGTTTTAAACCGATTTAAGACAATTAAAATAGATTTTAAAAAAATTGTTTCTGTTGACCGATGGTCGTCTAAATGGATGCGGCGTTTTTAGAACATTGATATTTTTGAATAAAAATAATTTTCAACGCGAAAAGAAATGATGATTGGCTTCGACTTAAAAAAAAACAGTATGAGATTAATAAGGTAAACCACATGATGGGATCTCCCTCAATGCTGTATTACACCGCATTACAAAGAATTGTTTTGTTTGCATCAGATGATTAGAAGGATTTATATCAAACTCTAGTCCTAATTATTTTCTTGGGATTTAAGTTAAAAGAAAACGAAAGAAAAAAGAAATGATTAGAAGGATTGAAATGGGTCTTGCTATGGATCAGGTGATGATGTCTGAGTAACAGAAACAGGAGCAGGAGTAGTAGTGTCAGTATTAGTAGTATCAGTATTAGTAGTATCATCAACAACCTCTATAGGCCTAGCCAAGAACTCTAGTGCTGTGACCACATCTCCCATGAATGGCCTAGTCTCTGCTTCTTCTTGCAAACACATTGTTGCAATTGCTAGAGCTTGATGCAATCCTTTTAATGGGTAATTCCCCTTTAGATTCGGATCCACAATCCGTGTAAACATTCTCCTATCTTTCAACAATGGCTCCGCCTGCAAATGAAACCCACAAAAAACATCAATACGTTTCTTTTCTCAAGCAACAACAAAAACGTGTTCACCAAGAGTTTTCATGTAAGTGAGTACCCAAGAGATCAAGTTTTGTTCTTCGGTTGGTTTATCCCCATCAATAGTTCGTCTCCCGGATATAACCTCAAGGAGGACAACACCAAAACTGTAGACGTCGGATTTAGCAGTGAGTTGACCGGTCATCGCGTATTCAGGAGCACAGTATCCGTATGTTCCCATGACTCTAGTGGACACATGATCTTTGCCTTCAGTTGGTCCAAGCCTAGCTAAGCCGAAGTCCGATAGCTTCGAGTTGAAATCCGATTGCAGCAATATGTTTGAAGCTTTGACATCGCGGTAGATCACAGGAGGATCTGCATAGTCGTGCAAGTACTCGAGCCCTTTAGCTGCACCGTGCACTATCTTCATTCTCGTGAACCAGTCCAGACTAGGTGCCCCTTCCGGCAAGTCTGATATAACAAAATAAGACTTTAGGTTACAATGTATAAGCTTATAATCATCAAAATGATGTAACATGAAAAAGGTTCATAACTGTTTACCGAATAAATGATCTTCCAAAGACCCATTAGGCATGAATTCATAAACGAGGACTCGTTGGTCGTCTTCAACACAATAGCCAATGAGATTGACAAGGTTTTGATGTTGAGCAAGACTCAATACCATCACTTCTGCAAAGAACTCCCTTGTTCCTTGCAACCCATTCCGGTCAAGTCTCTTTACAGCCACTACCTAAACTTCTCATCATTCAATCACAACAAAACAAAATTAGCAACTTTTTAAACCAATTACGTGCACAACATGCAAATAAGATGATTGAGAAATTGAAAAAAAAAAAAAGACCTGATTGAGGCTGGTGAGAAAGCCTTTGTAGACTCTTCCAAAACCGCCTTCTCCAATCATACACGCCATGCTGAAATTGTCTGTTGCAGCTATTAGTTCCTTGAGCTTGAAGATTTTGCCGCTTGATTTCACGTTACCATATTTCTTTATCTCTTCCGTTATGTACTTCTGCCTAGAGCTTCCTGGATGTGACCATGTTCACAAACCAAAACGATGATCAAAAATACTTGAGAAGATTTATTTGTGTGAAGAAAGAGACAACGTTTATGGATACCTTTTCCGCGTGAGCGAAAGGTGAAGAGAGCAAAAAGCTTATTGCTATGGCCTCTATAACCTGTAAGACCTTCATCAAATGAATCTCTAGGCGAGTTAGGTAGTTGTTGTGGATTGCTGAAACAAGGACAAAACTTCATCATCTTCTTTTCTTTCTTTTTTGTTTGCCTTCTTGATTCTCAGACAAAACAAACAGACCCTTTCAATGTAACCCCCAAGGAAAGATTGATCTTGTCTCTTTGACCGATCCTTTCAGATCCAAACCCTGTCCGGGCAAAATGAATCTGAAAGAAAGATCAGACCTTTCCTAGGAAAATGATTAAGCATGACAAGGGAATTTGAGGAAGGATCACAAAGACTTTATGTCTCTTGTTATATATGAATGTTGCCATATTTGGATTCTCTTAAATTTGGATAAAAATGATTTATTTTTAGGGTTGTCCTCTGTTCGCTTATTTGAAAGAAGCCAACGCGTCTGCTTTACAACGAACCTCAAATCAATTCTTACTCAAAAACATAGTTCGTGGTACGCATGTAAGAAGAAACTTCTATTATATATGGTCATCATACTATATAATATAAACAAATGTGGAATACGGTTGAGTGTTGACAGGCTAAAATCGTTTCAATGCTTTGACCAATCATACAGATAGATAAGATCATTGCTAAAAATCTCTGATCCAGAAACCAAAACTAACAGAGAAACCAGTCTATGACCAAGTTCATGATTCTGTCTGAAAAAAAGCATGAGCCAGCATAAAACAAAGTTATTATCTATGGCTGCCAAGATCAACGCTCAAAAGATTACACTATCTCTTATTTCATTGCTGACAAGTAAAGATATTCAGGCACCTGTAACAAGAGAAAAAGGATGTAAATTTGGAAATACCGATCTGGGAATGGTCAAGGCCTATCTATCTTTCATTCACTGAGGCAATGCTGTTTCGACTTCATTCCACAAGTCGACGTTTCTAGTGAACTTCTCTTTAACCTGCGTAATGAGCTCTTTGGCTTCTTCAACTTTAGAATCCTTAGCTAGCCCGTTAACAAGCGACTTCATGATTCCGAAACTCGGAACCCAATTCTTCTGCATACTCTATTTACAAACACTCAAAGTCTCCACCTTTACACAAGTAATAAATGAAAGTGAAGTAACATTCACTATCAGGCTTACATCCTCTGTTCACCATACTCTTAAATAACTTCTTCGCCTCATCAAACTCACCTTCATTACAAAACCCATGAATCAAATGACCATAGGTGACAGCATTGGGCTTCATCCCATCAAGCAAAGCCTTTGCTTCTACAGACATCTTCCTCTTACACAAGCTCTGAATCCTAATGTTATGAGTGGAAACACCGACGCTAATGCCACGCCCCTTCATCATCGCCAACACATCTTCCTTATTATCCTCTCTGTAAAATCCAGAAATCATTAGACCAAAGGTGGAACTCGTCGGCTTCATCCCTTTCCTCTCCATCTCCGCAACGATGGAGAGAACCGGATTCACAGAACACTTTGATCGTACGGTCGTAAGTTTCTAGATCAGGTTCGATTTTGTACATCTTAGGGAACTTCCCTGTAATCTTTAGCTACTAAGCAAGCGAAGAGAAGAGCGTTTAAAGATTTCACCGCATGTTGGCCTGAGCGTAGAGTACAATGGCGTGCGCAGCGAAACGCTCCGTTTTGAGGTTTTCCATGAATCCGTCGAGGAGGTTTGTCACGGCGGAGAAGTGTTTCTGCTTGGAGAGATTATTGACGGCGGCGCTCGATGTGGCAATCGGGAGTGAGGGAAGCCGCGCGGCAGATTTCGAGGATCCGATTTGGATCTTTCTCGGTTTTGAGAAGAGAGAGAGCGGTTTTGCTGAGACTCTGGTGAGTGGGGTTTTGGAATCTGGTGAGAGGATCGATGAAGCGGAGGAGAGAGAGCGGATTTGATGAGGGGAGGGGTTGAGGTGTGATAAGCTAGCGGTCCCTTTAGCTTTCACGCAGAAGAAGCTCAGATCAAAGAGTGTGAAGCATAGTGGCTAAATGAAGTGGAGGAAGAAGCGAGGCATCTCCTCTGGTGCCCCCAAGTGTAAAAAGGCAATCTCGCAAAGACACCCATATAAACAAAAAGATAAATATTTTGTTTTTAAATCAAAAAAGGCGGAAATGACAAAAAAACCTAGAAAAAATGAAGTATTTACGAGTTGTACCAAGGTATAACCCATCTGCAGTGACCCGACCCGGATGTATGGTCAATTCAATTGAACCAAATCGTTTAACCGTTTAACCAATCCCAGGAAACCAAACCAATCCCTCAAAACCAAACCCATCGTTCGAAACCAAACCAAATCTGTCGATTTTATCAAACCCTTTCCCTGAATCCTCCAATTAATTCATTCTTCTCCATTTCTCCCCCTCTTTTCACTCCACTTTAAACGAGAAGAAACCCTAGTTTTGAAAATCAATCGGTGAGTTCAGAGGAGCCAACAACGATTGCGATATGGTGTTCGAAACGAGAGGAAGGGGTAAGAGGAAGGATAATCCAACGAAGGAAGAGGTTCGGAAAGTGAAGTTTGTAAAGACGGCCTCCGATAATATTGAGAAGACGACGACAGAGAATGTTGAATCGACGGGAACGGCAAAGACGACGGAGATTGTTGACTCGAGGGAGAAGACGACGGATGTCTCGACGGAGGTGACGACGGATGTCTCGACGGAGGTGACGACGGATGTCTCGACGTAGGTGACGACGGATGTCTCGACGGAGAAGACGACGGATGTCTCGGCGGAGAAGACGAGTGAGGACGCGAGGGAGAGGACGGCAGNNNNNNNNNNNNNNNNNNNNNNNNNNNNNNNNNNNNNNNNNNNNNNNNNNNNNNNNNNNNNNNNNNNNNNNNNNNNNNNNNNNNNNNNNNNNNNNNNNNNNNNNNNNNNNNNNNNNNNNNNNNNNNNNNNNNNNNNNNNNNNNNNNNNNNNNNNNNNNNNNNNNNNNNNNNNNNNNNNNNNNNNNNNNNNNNNNNNNNNNNNNNNNNNNNNNNNNNNNNNNNNNNNNNNNNNNNNNNNNNNNNNNNNNNNNNNNNNNNNNNNNNNNNNNNNNNNNNNNNNNNNNNNNNNNNNNNNNNNNNNNNNNNNNNNNNNNNNNNNNNNNNNNNNNNNNNNNNNNNNNNNNNNNNNNNNNNNNNNNNNNNNNNNNNNNNNNNNNNNNNNNNNNNNNNNNNNNNNNNNNNNNNNNNNNNNNNNNNNNNNNNNNNNNNNNNNNNNNNNNNNNNNNNNNNNNNNNNNNNNNNNNNNNNNNNNNNNNNNNNNNNNNNNNNNNNNNNNNNNNNNNNNNNNNNNNNNNNNNNNNNNNNNNNNNNNNNNNNNNNNNNNNNNNNNNNNNNNNNNNNNNNNNNNNNNNNNNNNNNNNNNNNNNNNNNNNNNNNNNNNNNNNNNNNNNNNNNNNNNNNNNNNNNNNNNNNNNNNNNNNNNNNNNNNNNNNNNNNNNNNNNNNNNNNNNNNNNNNNNNNNNNNNNNNNNNNNNNNNNNNNNNNNNNNNNNNNNNNNNNNNNNAAACCAACCATTATGTTCTTCAAGCCATCTGAGTACCAAAAAAAATAAAGCTAGGGACGAGGTGCATGATAGCTAGTGCGATTAAGACACTAAGCAATCTAAAACCGAAGCTGTCTAACGCGGAGTGGAACTGGTTCACGGAGCATCCTCAATTCAGACACATTTTCCACATGAAAAGCGAGAACAACCACATGGTTCAGGGAATGTGGATGTTGTTGCTGCGTACTGCCGGTTGCGAGAGGCGGAGAGAAGTGTGGTTCATTGTGAATGGCGTTGCCATCCGTTATGGGCTGAGGGAACACGGTTTGATATCTGGGCTATTCTGCCACAACTATCCTCTCGGCTACAAAAAGCTTGGTGGGACAAAGTTCGTTGATCGACATTTCAAAGAAGGAGAACTTAGAAGGTTGGAGGATGTTAAGAAGAAGTTGGTGAACATGGGACCCCACAAAGACAGACTGAAGATGGTGGTTCTATTCTTCTTAGCTTCGGTTGTTTGTGCGCAAACGAAAGTTGGACACAAGGCTAATGATGTGTTGGAGGTGTTCCAGAGAGCAATGGATGATCTTGACNNNNNNNNNNNNNNNNNNNNNNNNNNNNNNNNNNNNNNNNNNNNNNNNNNNNNNNNNNNNNNNNNNNNNNNNNNNNNNNNNNNNNNNNNNNNNNNNNNNNNNNNNNNNNNNNNNNNNNNNNNNNNNNNNNNNNNNNNNNNNNNNNNNNNNNNNNNNNNNNNNNNNNNNNNNNNNNNNNNNNNNNNNNNNNNNNNNNNNNNNNNNNNNNNNNNNNNNNNNNNNNNNNNNNNNNNNNNNNNNNNNNNNNNNNNNNNNNNNNNNNNNNNNNNNNNNNNNNNNNNNNNNNNNNNNNNNNNNNNNNNNNNNNNNNNNNNNNNNNNNNNNNNNNNNNNNNNNNNNNNNNNNNNNNNNNNNNNNNNNNNNNNNNNNNNNNNNNNNNNNNNNNNNNNNNNNNNNNNNNNNNNNNNNNNNNNNNNNNNNNNNNNNNNNNNNNNNNNNNNNNNNNNNNNNNNNNNNNNNNNNNNNNNNNNNNNNNNNNNNNNNNNNNNNNNNNNNNNNNNNNNNNNNNNNNNNNNNNNNNNNNNNNNNNNNNNNNNNNNNNNNNNNNNNNNNNNNNNNNNNNNNNNNNNNNNNNNNNNNNNNNNNNNNNNNNNNNNNNNNNNNNNNNNNNNNNNNNNNNNNNNNNNNNNNNNNNNNNNNNNNNNNNNNNNNNNNNNNNNNNNNNNNNNNNNNNNNNNNNNNNNNNNNNNNNNNNNNNNNNNNNNNNNNNNNNNNNNNNNNNNNNNNNNNNNNNNNNNNNNNNNNNNNNNNNNNNNNNNNNNNNNNNNNNNNNNNNNNNNNNNNNNNNNNNNNNNNNNNNNNNNNNNNNNNNNNNNNNNNNNNNNNNNNNNNNNNNNNNNNNNNNNNNNNNNNNNNNNNNNNNNNNNNNNNNNNNNNNNNNNNNNNNNNNNNNNNNNNNNNNNNNNNNNNNNNNNNNNNNNNNNNNNNNNNNNNNNNNNNNNNNNNNNNNNNNNNNNNNNNNNNNNNNNNNNNNNNNNNNNNNNNNNNNNNNNNNNACGAGAGGTAGAGGTAATAATCCTCTTAAGCTTAGCAATCTCTTCAGCCGTATCATTCACCTCCATCCTTAGGCGCCTCACTTCATCCTCAACACCAAAAGCCCATGGCTGACGAAAGTGCATCCCATCGTCCTACACAGTTTCACACATAGTATAACTCAGTTTTACCCAGAGTATAACTAGGTTTCACTCAGTAGGATTAACACAGTTTTACCCAGAGTATAACTAAGTTTAACATAGTTTTACAAAGAAGGAAATTACCTCATAATTCTTGCAGGTGAAGTACCTACNNNNNNNNNNNNNNNNNNNNNNNNNNNNNNNNNNNNNNNNNNNNNNNNNNNNNNNNNNNNNNNNNNNNNNNNNNNNNNNNNNNNNNNNNNNNNNNNNNNNCGGGTACTATAAGCTCAAGAACCTCAACTCAACTCAACTCAACTCAACTCAACTCAATTCCATAGAGGCAACTGAAATCAATCCACCAACCATATGCTTTAATTAATTCACATTTCCAGTTACACACCCTAAAAACAATTTTTATCCAATGCAGCTTGGGGAAGAGAACAACTAACCTGCATTCGCCGGAGAATCCAACGATCGAGCTTTCTGGGGAGCTGCAAGATTTCTCGGGAGCTGCGAATTGAATTGAATTGAATTGGACGACCTGGAATCGATTAAGCTTTTTGGGGAGGACTCACGACGAATGGGGGAATGGATAACCAAACCGCCCAATCTATAAACCCGCCATAACCCAAACCAAAATTTGTGCCAGACCAGAACCCTCTCAACCCGAATCACCCGATTCCCTCAATTTTCGATTTTTCTTTTTTTTTTATTTCTCCCACGGAAGGGTGATTACGACGTTTCGCGACTCATTAATGAATGAGGGGCATAGGCGGTTGATAGAACCCATAGGAGATTTTGCAAGTTACGTTTAGGGGCACCAGAGGAGATGACTCTGAAGAAGCATGGGAGCGAAGCCTCCTTGTGAGAGGGAGAGTTTCTTATCTTTATGAGTTATAAAACTATGTCGTTTAATTAAGTATGATACTCTTTCGTTGATGTGATTGTAAACTACTTAACGGGAATTCATTCCCTAAAGTTGGTATCAAATAATTAATCAATCAATCTTATCTCCTTATCCTTTCTTCTCTCTCTCTTATCCTTTCTTCTCGATCCTTCCTCCTTACTGGTTACGTAGATTCGATCCATTTGAGGATCTTATCATTGGTATCAGAGCAAATAGATGGCTCCAAAAACAGGATTCTCACGCTGAACGGATCAATGTCATGGAGAGTCAGATCGGTGGACTTACCGTTGCGTTTGAAGAGATGTGCAAAGCGGCGGAAGCGCGTGAACAGCGAGCTTTCGAAGCAGAAAAGCGAGCTGAAGAACGTGAGCGTCGTGCTGAAGAGCGACACCAGCAGTCGATGGCGGTGAAGGAGAAACCCCCGGATGCGAAATCGGAGTTAAACCCTAGTTCGGAAAAACTTGGATCTAAGACCCTTACCACGAAGGAAACTCAAAGATCTACCACAGATGGGTCTAACCAACTGGTTAAAGGGTTGCAGCCTCGACCTGAAAAAGGACTTCTCCAACTTCCCGAATCGGCGACCCCTCTCCGATCTGCGGAAATCCTCACCTCGCTCACTGGAGCTGGATCATCAGGTGGTTCCCCACGTCAGAAAGTTGAAACTTCTCCTAAGAAGCTAGACCTGCCTGATTTTGAAGGGAAAAACCCAGATGATTGGATTTTTAGGGTTGAAAAGTGCTTTAAGGTGAACCAAACTAAGGAGGAGGAGAAGCTATCAGTAGCTATGGCGTGTATGACTGGGTGTGCGGTAACGTGGTTGAGGATGATACAGGATCGTGATGAGTTGCTTGATTGGAGGGATTTCAAAATGAAGCTTAAGAAGAGGTTCAAACCCACACGAGGCGGAACGATTCTCAGCCAAATGCTTCAGTTGAGACAGACGGGTTCAATCTCATAGTACAGGGATCAGTTTGAAGAGTTATCGGCTGAGGTGCCTCATGTGACAGATGATGTCTTGGAGGAACTGTTCCTTCACGGTATGAAGAGGAGTCTGAGAGAGCAGGTAGTGAGGTTAAGCCCCGTGGGAATGGATGAAATAATTGATATGGCGAAGATCATAGAAGAGCAAGAGAATGAGAGGAACGCCTACCACTTACGGTCGTTCCACAGAACCAACTCAGCTCCAGCGTTGGGTTCTAACCAGAGGAACTCAAACTAAAGTCCGTCTAAGCAAGGAGAGTCTACACCGGCAAGGAAATCATTTGAGTCACCTTGAGACAGTCGA
Proteins encoded in this window:
- the LOC106342799 gene encoding serine/threonine-protein kinase CDL1-like; this translates as MMKFCPCFSNPQQLPNSPRDSFDEGLTGYRGHSNKLFALFTFRSRGKGSSRQKYITEEIKKYGNVKSSGKIFKLKELIAATDNFSMACMIGEGGFGRVYKGFLTSLNQVVAVKRLDRNGLQGTREFFAEVMVLSLAQHQNLVNLIGYCVEDDQRVLVYEFMPNGSLEDHLFDLPEGAPSLDWFTRMKIVHGAAKGLEYLHDYADPPVIYRDVKASNILLQSDFNSKLSDFGLARLGPTEGKDHVSTRVMGTYGYCAPEYAMTGQLTAKSDVYSFGVVLLEVISGRRTIDGDKPTEEQNLISWAEPLLKDRRMFTRIVDPNLKGNYPLKGLHQALAIATMCLQEEAETRPFMGDVVTALEFLARPIEVVDDTTNTDTTNTDTTTPAPVSVTQTSSPDP
- the LOC106338397 gene encoding uncharacterized protein LOC106338397 codes for the protein MIASAIKTLSNLKPKLSNAEWNWFTEHPQFRHIFHMKSENNHMVQGMWMLLLRTAGCERRREVWFIVNGVAIRYGLREHGLISGLFCHNYPLGYKKLGGTKFVDRHFKEGELRSWTQG